The Lycium barbarum isolate Lr01 chromosome 11, ASM1917538v2, whole genome shotgun sequence genome contains the following window.
gccacttacgaaacaaaaggTAATTTCATACTTGCAACGTTCAGAAGAAATTTCTTTAATAAGATATTCACAATAATTTAGTAGCGGAAATAGGCTCATGTGAACAAGTTTCAAAATACAACATCTCAACATAGTaggatttaaaaaaaatagaaatatctAAATCACAAACCTAAGGCTATGATACCAAAACTTGTCTTGTTGGTGATTTAGTGGGAGAATTTGATGAGAGGAGAGGAGTTTTGGGGTTTCCTTTTTTCTCAAGAAATCGAAATAAAAGGAGGTGGAGAAAGATATTTCACATAGGTGATATATATCACCTTGGATAAGTGTGAAACAAAAAGGTGGCTGCCCAAACTTTTACTTCTTTGGATAAATATGAAAGGGTGGCTGCCCAAAATATTAAATATCTATTTCATTTCTTAATTACTTAAGATAATAATAGTAGGAGTAGTTTACATAACTACACcgtaacacttcaaacaagttccaaacatCGTCAAATTCAAGTTtaggaagtgcgaagtaaaattTATCCTCATTATATATTACGACCCAACCGCTGAGTCGTGACAAGTGCctgaccactactgaccaagcacccctgtACCTGCCTATACATTTCTGGCTAAGTGGGTGGCCCATAAGACTTATGGCTGAGCTATGCTGACTCATATAATAACGAAATcaagaactatatatatatactggaaATAACAGTGCAGGCCTACAAGGCTGCTATATATGCTATACCACAAAAAGATGAGAGCCGACATGGCTATATCTTGTCTACTGCACACatctgtctatagacctctaatggTGGGATAGGGCCTTGCCGtacccgtatacatatacatcagAACATAACGTACCAAAACAGACAGCAGCTCCGGATTGAGTGGAGCGCACCAACAACAGCTGAGAAGAGGCCCCACTGGGCTGGATCGCCCCTttgtctatctgtacctgcgggcatgaacgcaaccccccgaacaataggggagtcagtacggataatgtaccgagtatgtaaggcatacgaGTAACATATACAAAGGAGTCATGAAGAAAATTTAGAAATCATAAGCTATACTGACTGACTGAGTGCATAtgtatgtctgactatctgaacatatccgTATGaatgcatgtgtatatatatctgGCTACCTGAACATGTCTGTATATCTCTGATTATTGAAAAtacctctgagggcgtatgatatgcataggtcatagtgccgaggaatgttcgGCTCGATCCCTATCCCATATAATCCCTTcgagcatcataatcatcatcactgtgcaacagctgatcaggtggtaatgcgtatataacgctttccCTTTCCCTATaccccacatacatataatatacgcgtatataacgccttctggtcacgggtcaatatgcatatatgtaaatgaatgcaatgcataaacataaactaacattatcatgacacaaagtttaggacccatgaatagaaggaataatcataataaaGGGGTATATGAGCATAAAAAACTGaggtactcctaatacttctaagagtagagtaataagGAGACTCGAGTATTCCTCGTCTGCTGATAGcatgggatcatgccaaaaagaaagaaagaaaggcaaagtcttaacatacctttccggTCGCCTTAACTCTAACTACTGCACGCTTGTCTTTCCAAGCTCGTCAATCtatatttaagaaaattaataCTACTGTTAGGACCGTTATCATATGCTTACCTTAAGCCCTTAAATTAATCTCTTTTAAATTCtgtcaaaattcgggcaacatctcccctgtttatatgcctagcccgaaattacaattcagtaaccaacaacaacaacaacaagaccaACATCATATTGGAACCATTTTAAATGGATTGGGTCGGGCGGATAACCATATTTTTTACCCATTTTGCCACCTCTAGTTGTGGAGAGTGGGAAATGAGGAAGAGAGTTGGTGAAGGCGATGAAAGGGAAAGGGTGATTCAGAGTAGAGGTGTAAGGAGGTGGCTGAGAGCATTTGGGACTTTTCTTGTTGGGGTGCAGGTGCTGAATGTGTTGTTGAACTTGTATTCACATGCTATTAAGCCCGGCAAGTGAAACGGAAAGTTGAGCGGTCAGGAGGAGTTGAAGGGATATTTGGGTTTTGCCGCAGCCACTTTCGGCGACTAATTCGGTTATCGAATTGCAAGGAATGTCGCCATTGAGGAGGCGGTCGAGAATTAGGCAGCCGAATGTGCATTTTTGGGTGGGGTGAGGGCTGAGGGGTGAGTTGTTGAAGAAAATCTTTAGGTTTTCATCAAATGTGTGAGTCTTGTGTGGTCCATTCGGAGAAGGGAACGAAATGTGGATTTTGAAAATTTAAGGGATGCGCCAAAAATTAGATGTAGGTTGAAATAGAGTCACAATCAAGCTAGTAATGAAATTGGTCACAGTTAAACTTGTCTAGTAATTTATGTGAAATAAGAATATGAGTATTAGCAATGTAGagattaagtaggcgtttgggcctcggccatgaaaaccaaatatttttcactgtatttggaattttgaagttggggTTGAATATGAAGTtctgtttggttatagtttttgcaaagaatatttgattttttgaatgtactgaaagtgaaaaagtgaaactgagttttaaggtgttttccaaattccacatacaacttcaagttgtatttggaattttcatggtcaacgctgattttcaaataaaataaaaaaaatcttgaaaaaagtgaaaactttTCATGGTAAAAAAGATTAGCTATATAAAGTTGAAATCGCCTTTTTAGAGTGATTAATTTATGTACAACATTTTCTTAATTATCAATAGCAACAtaacattacattcattattaATTACTATACAAATAATCTTTGCATTATTAATCCCTCCATAATTTACTCTTAGTACCAAATAACCCCTAATTGTTAAAAAAGGTGTTTTCACATTGGAACTTATAAGGCACactacaattttttattttttattttttataatttctcTTTTTTCTCCAGTAAAATACTTTATCCGCTCCCAATGCATGCCGCAGACTGCAGAGTATTAGTATGTTTGCTATAGATGACCTTAACTTATTTTTGTTATAAATTTTTTATCAATAAAAGCTATATTGATGTAAAGACTCGAtgcagttaatttttttttttctagaagaaCATTGTTAACTATTCTTGTATGAGGTGAGAAATTTTTAAAGAAACGCGTAAATGTTTTTCTTGTATTATGAAGAAAACTTCAATTTTATACTCTAATTGAATCAAATATTGTATTTTAACCGGAGCAGTCGAGAGGAAAGTACCAATTATGTTCCCTGTTCCCACTATGCATTCACATCTTTTTGTCCAATCatttcttaattaaaatcatttgTTATTTAAACCAATTCGATTAATTTAGATTTGTATCTCTTGTAGGACCAAGGCTATCATCTAACAAAATCCCACTCCAATTTGCTGATCGTGGAAAAGTATTAACATAGTCATAACTACTCATTAATTCGATTAAAGTAAGGAAGAAAAAGACATTGTTTTTCTTCATAAATCCCTCTGGCATTAGCCCCATCACCTCAAAATTTCAACCCAAATTTCCACCACATTAGTCTTATCTACATTTCTATTACCCAAAATGGGGACAGAACCAACATGGCATGAATTATTAGGAAGCAACAACTGGGAAGACCTTCTTGATCCACTAGACCTCAATCTCCGGCAACTCATTCTCCGGTGTGGCGACTTTTGTCAAGCAACATACGACGCTTTCAACAATGACGAAAACTCCAAGTACTGTGGCAGTAGCCGTTACGGTAAAAGCTCATTTTTCCACAAAGTCATGTTCCAATCCTCCTCAAATTACCATGTCTATAGCTTCCTCTATGCAACAGCTCGCGTTGGTGCTCACAAAGCACTTTTCCTACACTCTCTATCTCGCGATTCATGGGATCGCGAATCCAATTGGATTGGTTACATAGCTGTAACGAACGATGAAGTCAGTGAAAAACTCGGTCGTAGGGAAATTTATATAGCGTTTCGTGGCACAACAAGGAATTATGAATGGATCAATGTTCTTGGTGCCAGGCCTGAATCTGCTGAACCTCTGCTTCATCCCATGTCGCTAAATAAAGCTGACcctgatgatgataatgatgatgatgctgaTGAAAATGAACCCAAAGTGATGAATGGGTGGCTAAAGATTTATGTTTCCAGTGACCCAAATTCGTCATTTACGAGATTAAGTGCTAGAGCACAGCTTCAGATAATGATTGAAGATTTAAGAGAACAATATAAAGATGAGAATCTGAGTATAACTTTTACAGGTCACAGTCTTGGTGCAAGTTTATCAATTTTAGCTGCTTTTGATCTTGTTGAAAATGGGGTGACTGATATTCCGGTATCCGCCATTATTTTCGGTAGTCCACAGGTAGGAAACAGGGCATTCAACGAAAAGCTGAAAGAATTCCCAAATTTGAAGATCTTACATGTTAAGAACAAGATTGATCTCATAACTCATTATCCAAGTTCTTTATTGGGGTATGTCAATTCTGGGATTGAGCTAGTGATTGACTCCAGAAAATCCCCAAGTTTGAAGGACTCCAAAAATCCAAGTGACTGGCATAATTTGCAGGTAAGGTTATTAAACCTAGCGGGCTCAGATGAATTTAGACGAATCAAAATGAGTTGcgttaataaataaatattttattgtggggattgcccttcaaaggcactagtctttaatttttgtccttcgtttAATATCTCGAGTTTTTGGATTTTAatcccggctcagtaaaaaaaaaataaaaaaaattcgcaagacagagttttgcatgcaaaacttcaccttaaggtagagtttgaaactttgcctcaggtagagttttgcattcaaaactctgcctgaggcctaactttgttacgaaactctgccttgcgattttttttagaCTGAtccggggttcgaaccccaaacctcatggtattaggcgaagagcagaaattaaagaccaccaatccgaggggcaaaaattaaagactagtgtcTTTGAAGTGTAATCATGCAAATGACCCATAAATAAACGGGTTAAATAACCCGTCAAAAGTTATTTGGACTGAAATAAGCCGAGATATGGGTTATAACTCAACCGATCCAATTCTTACAAcatttttttaattgtttaaatATCTAATAAAACTTATTTTTCTTTATATTTGACTATATAGAGGAGTAGAAAacatattaattaaataaaatactttttaaaatagtTTGACAAAGTTTCTCGTGGGTAAATTTAAGTCCCATATCAGCTCACATTTTAGAGGGAAGGAATCGGGCTAATAAATGGGCGAGCTATTTTGAATGGACGAGCAAATTATATTTTTATGGGCTAATTTTGTGCCTCCTATTTGCAGGCAATGTTGCATATTGTAGCTGGTTGGAATGGGGAAGATGAAGAATTTGAGCTGAAAGTAAAGAGAAGTTTGGCTCTAGTGAATAAGTCAAGTTCAATATTGAAAGATGAGATATTGATTCCAGGATCATGGTGGGTTGAGAAGAATAAAGGGGTGGTTCTTGATGAAGATGGAGAATGGATTCTTGCACCACCTTCGGATGAGGACATTCCAATCCCTGAGTATTAACTTTTCCTCTGAGTGGCTTGTTAATTATTGGTttgttctctttttatttttctaaatggATCTTTGTTTATTTGTGCATAGTTTGGTTGACTAAGTTTTTGGAAggcaattttttaaattttatttatatatttattttacagAGTTGCAGTGTTTGATCAATTTTTTATAGAAAAAAGTAAGTATTTTTCAGTAGTAGCAAAATTAACTTTTAGAAACTGAAAAAGGTAAATTCTTTATAAAAGTACTCTCGGAACATTGACtaattgttgttttaatattGACTAAAGAAATTCTGCTTCAATGCAAAAGACAAATtattaatttttcaaaagtaATTTTTCGATATTTTTCaaataaatagattttaaaattttgTAAACAAGCTATTAGACTTGTCAAATACGATAGGTCCAATCCCTATCTTGCAATAATTTTGAGAAAAAGGGATCAAACATGTCCTTAATGAATTAGAAATGGCTCAAAAATGCCCTCGTTTCACCTTTGCATCAAATTCGCCCTAATGttattcttaggcttaaaattatCCTTCCATTACCAACATAATAATCGGCCTTTATTTATTGGTCTACATAAATTTCTGTTCCAACCTAAAAGGCCCCGACCATCCATGACCCAAGCTAACAGAAAACGAATTTTAACTTAGTTTAAGCGATAAAATCATTTTCACCTCCCATTTTCAACTGGGTCATGTATGGTTGTACCAACAACTTTACTTAACCTTTGTTCATGCTCCTAGCCACGCTACTAAAAGATTGATAGAACTTATAATCACAGACAAAATCATTAAAAATAGTCCAAATGATTAAAAACAATTCATGTGATCACTTCCTAGCATTCTAagctttgtgtgtgtgtgtgacaaCAGACTCGCTCTAAGCATAAACATGTACTATGTTTTTACGAACTTTTCAATTAGAAATTTGGGTCGAAGTTAAATGTGTCTCCACTTGGTGCTTTTCAAAGTTGTAATTTTAATTGGTATACTCTTTTTCCATTATGTGTGCCAGGGTTTATTCACTGGAAAATGATGCCATAAGTAAACTGGCCGAAGATGGAGTAACACAAATTACTGAAGATGGAATTGAGAATAAGGAGCACCGGCACATTGCTATCCTGAAAGAGAGTCGTTTCTTCATCCACAGAACAAAAGCAGGATTAAAACAGAGTTATAAAGGACACTTTGTGTTTAGACAATTTGGCAAACATGGCTAGCTAGAAGCAATTCTGTTTTACAG
Protein-coding sequences here:
- the LOC132618549 gene encoding phospholipase A1-IIdelta isoform X2 codes for the protein MGTEPTWHELLGSNNWEDLLDPLDLNLRQLILRCGDFCQATYDAFNNDENSKYCGSSRYGKSSFFHKVMFQSSSNYHVYSFLYATARVGAHKALFLHSLSRDSWDRESNWIGYIAVTNDEVSEKLGRREIYIAFRGTTRNYEWINVLGARPESAEPLLHPMSLNKADPDDDNDDDADENEPKVMNGWLKIYVSSDPNSSFTRLSARAQLQIMIEDLREQYKDENLSITFTGHSLGASLSILAAFDLVENGVTDIPVSAIIFGSPQVGNRAFNEKLKEFPNLKILHVKNKIDLITHYPSSLLGYVNSGIELVIDSRKSPSLKDSKNPSDWHNLQAMLHIVAGWNGEDEEFELKVKRSLALVNKSSSILKDEILIPGSWWVEKNKGVVLDEDGEWILAPPSDEDIPIPEY
- the LOC132618549 gene encoding phospholipase A1-IIdelta isoform X1, which encodes MGTEPTWHELLGSNNWEDLLDPLDLNLRQLILRCGDFCQATYDAFNNDENSKYCGSSRYGKSSFFHKVMFQSSSNYHVYSFLYATARVGAHKALFLHSLSRDSWDRESNWIGYIAVTNDEVSEKLGRREIYIAFRGTTRNYEWINVLGARPESAEPLLHPMSLNKADPDDDNDDDADENEPKVMNGWLKIYVSSDPNSSFTRLSARAQLQIMIEDLREQYKDENLSITFTGHSLGASLSILAAFDLVENGVTDIPVSAIIFGSPQVGNRAFNEKLKEFPNLKILHVKNKIDLITHYPSSLLGYVNSGIELVIDSRKSPSLKDSKNPSDWHNLQAMLHIVAGWNGEDEEFELKVKRSLALVNKSSSILKDEILIPGSWWVEKNKGVVLDEDGEWILAPPSDEDIPIPEVYSLENDAISKLAEDGVTQITEDGIENKEHRHIAILKESRFFIHRTKAGLKQSYKGHFVFRQFGKHG